In Chlorocebus sabaeus isolate Y175 chromosome 2, mChlSab1.0.hap1, whole genome shotgun sequence, the genomic stretch GACCCCTGGTCTAGACCATGGCCTCTGTGCTGTTAATTGAGGCTTTGGTTTTGCAAGAATAGTGGGTACACATTTCAGTCCCCAGACACTTAAGTGACTTTATTTTTCACACTTCCTCTCTATAAAAAACTATTGTTGCATAATCGTTAAGATAATAGACTTGGAAGCCTGACTCTCTGGGTTCAGATACCACTCAGCTTCTGTCTTGGTTTGGCTTCTTTCAGAGCAGACCCTGACTCAAAGATTCAAGTGGAAATTGGATATTTGGCAGGCCATCCCAGGAATCCCCAGTGTGGGAGCTGCAAGGAATGGGATGGGAAGGGAGAGGAGCTAATAACAGATGCATCATCAAGCCTGCTACCACTAAGGGCAGCTGGAGCTCAGGCCCACTGGGAAGCCTTGGAAGGCTAGGTGAACATTCACCTGCATTATCCCCACTGCAGACTCCCAGTTTGTCACTGGGTGGGGGCTGCTTCTGGGGCATGAACCTTCAGGTGCTTCCAGCCTGCCCTGTGCCACAGGCTGAATTTTCTCCCCCAGCAAAATTCAGAATTCTCACAGCCAGAAAATAAGCCCTCAGACCTAGTGGCAGGTATGAGAGCAGGTAGCCTCAGAGTATAGAAGTGAGTGCCAAGGGGTAGGGTGGGGCCGTGCAGTACCTGTGTGATTTGGGCAGGTTTCTTAACTCTccagctcatctataaaatggacccAGTAATAGTATTgccctcatagggttgttgtgaggctgaaatgaatgaataagtataGAGCACTTTGACATTTGTGGCATTTAGTGAGCACTGGGAGTTCACTGTTGCTAATCTGTGTATCAAGTCCCCCTGTGTCCTCTGTTTGCTGAAAACTTAGACTCACTTAGTTCAGGATTTTCCCAAAGGTTATGCCTGTGTCCTGGGGAAGTTTATGTAGAGAGAAGCCATGTAAATTTCTAGAACAGGCCCAGGGTAACAGTTAAAGTATTTAATCGGAAGCACAGGTCACAGCTACTAATCACACTATTTCGTATTGCAACCCacatcccccccacccccacccgccGGCCCAcatgaattttctatttatttattcctaaGATTTCTATCATTTACCACCTTCTAACATACTGTAATGTTTATGATATTAATTGTGTATAATATGTCACTAGAATCTAAGCACCTCAAGGGCAGGAATCACTGTTCACTGACATGTTCCAAGTGTCCAGAATAGTGCCTGGACACAATAGAGTGTATAGTATGTGCTCAGTAAActtttgttggatgaatgaatggatcatATGGACGCTGGCCATAACACCTGGTGTACCAGCTGGATGTCAGTGAGGGCTCGTGTCCAGTAGCATGGGCTGCTATTATTGTGGTGCTCAGACACTGGGCACAGAGTATGTGTTCCTCAGTCATCATCTGTCATTCTGCTGTCTCCTGGAACATGATCTTACTGTCTGCTCACTGGTCACTGTTTCCCATTGGTCTCAGCTACTTCTCTATGCCCAAACCACCAGGACTCTGAATCTGCCCTTCCGTCCAGTGCACCTGGATCATACTTTCCTCTTTAGGGTGTGGAGGGACATACAGAGGGCCTCAGAGATCTCCCAGGGGCTCACTTGACAAGATGCCCAAGCAGCCATTTCTCTAGAGTGTTCTGCCCTTTTCTTAGCTCCACCCAATAAGCAGGGTGGGTGCAAGTCTCCTCTGCTTTCAGATCCCCCCAGCCTATCTGGAGTTTTCTGTCTCCCCCTGCACTCACCAGCTGGGGACTGCAGACCTTCCTCAAGGATCCTGCAGCAGCTCAGCAATCTTCCCTCCTTGCCTGACTTCCTCTGCTCTCCCAGGCTGAGGATATGTCTGTTTCGGGGCAGGATAGCCTAGTTTTCTACCTATTCTTTCAAGTCTGTTTCTTAGATTTGGAACTGAAAAGTCAGGAGCCCAAGTCTCTTGCTCTCTACCTCCTGTTGGGTCATTCCTTCTCTGAGGCAGCAAACCTAGGACACCCTGGCTACTGTCTGAATGGGGAAAGCAGCCCAGGGGTATTAGAAaatcaggaaaaggaaaagcacTCAGGCTGAATATTCTGCCAGTAACTCTGCAGATAacttaaataaaaacagaacactgGGGGACCTCACATGGCTCAGGGAAGAATTGGGCAGCCAGGACTGGGTAGTGAGTAGAGTTTATGGGTTTTGCATGAGGGCAGGCCATTCTTGTGACTTTTAGTCTCCAGGATTCTGTTTTTTAGTTCCCAGAGAGAGGTTTTGATTGGCCTGACTTGGGTTAAGCCTCTAACTTTGTATGCATCAGCTCTGGCCAGGGAATAGGGTCACCATTTTGCTCGGCAGATGTGTTTCTTATCTAAATGATGGTGATAAAGATCAAAAGCCAACCTcttgggctaggtgtggtggctcacccctgtaatcccagcactttgggaggttgaggtgggtggatcacgtgaggccaggggttcgagaccagcctggccaacgtgatgaaactctgtctctactaaaaacacaacaatttgctggatgtggtgatacacatctatattcccagctacttgggaggctgaggcatgagaatcgcttaaacccaggagtttgaagctgcagtgagccaagactgtgccactgcactccagactgggcaacagagtgagactctgtctcaaaaacaaaacaaaacaaaaaaaacacctcctGTGGTTGTGGTGAGGATCAGATGAGAAAATGGGTTGCAAGTGCTTTGGTCCTCAGGATAACAGGGGCACATCAGGCATGGTACTTAGTGCCTCATCGCACTTAATACAACAGACCTAAGAGACGGGaacattattattcccatttcacagatgggaaagaGACACTTAGAGAAGTGAAGGGAGTGGGGAGAACTTACTCAAGCTGtcttaagcaaaataataaaattatctttgttgttGCGTTGATATTGACTTAACGTAACCAAAAGATGAAGTAGCTTGCTTCAGGCAGAGCTTGATCCAGGAGCTCACACAATGCTGTCATTTTGATGGTTTTGTTCTCGGGATCCAGATGGTAGCCACATAGCACCAGAAGCTCCAGTTCTGCATCTCAGGCTCAAGTCTGGTGGGAAGGAGACCGTCTCACTCCCCATAGTTCAAACAAAGCTTCCAGGCCTGATTCTTGTTGGTTGAACTGGGCCACATGCCTGTCTCTGAGCCGATCACTGGCCAAGGGGAAGGGATGTCCTGATTGGCCAGGCTGAGCTGGAGACCCAGTCTCAGGAGCTGTTCCCTCCACCCCACTGTGATCATGTGCCTTGGGGAGGGGGCTCCACAAAGAAAACTTGAGATCCTGTTACCAGAGGAAGGGGAAGTGAATATTAGGTGGCCAAGCAGCAGCAAGAAATGCACCCCTCAGAGTCCAGAGCCCCTTGCAGTACAGCTCACACTTTCACGTGCAAGGGCATCATCTGTGGCTCGcgttaaaattcagattctgattcagcagctgggggtggagtgggcTGCAGTTCTGTGTCTCTAAttagttcccaggtgatgctgatgctgttggtCTCTGAACCACATTTTGAGTATCAAGGCACTAAACCACATGAGCCACATACTGGGTAAACCTTATCTCCATCCCAAGAGGGAAGTCTCAGCATATCCATTTCATGGAAGTTCACTGCCTGAGTCCAGAGTTGTCAGTCAACCACTGGGAACGTGTACTTTGTCTCATCTTTTCCTCTCACAGCCTTAACTATGGAGGAGTTTGCCTGGCATCGGATGCCCAGTTCAGTGACTTCCTGGGAAGCATGGGGCCAGCACAGTTTGTGGGCCGCCAGACGCTGGCCACCACACCCATGGGTGAGTGCCCCAAGGCTGGTTTCAAACGGACTAGGGGAGGTGGGGGGTCACACCGGAAGCCCAgcatctctccctccttcccctctgcctGTTGATCCGTCCTCTGCGCATGCCACCTAGAGCCCAGGGCGCACACTCAAGCCCTCAGCAGAGCCTAGGCACTTGGTGGGAGTTGGTTCTGGTCTTATCCTGGGCTGGGAGCAGGGGAAGGGGGTTTCAGCTCTAAGCAGAGGGGAAGAGCTGAGTCCCAGCTTGAGCTTCTGAGCCATTTCCCAGTCTCATCTCTTGGTGCCTCTTGCAGGGGATGTGGAGATTGGCTTGCAGGAGCGGAACGGTCAGCTGGAAGTGGACATTATCCAGGCCCGGGGACTGACAGCCAAGCCAGGCTCCAAGACACTGCCAGGTCTGCGGCCTACCCTCCCCTGCAGGGTTGGGGTGGACATCAGGGAGGATATCCTGATGGGTTCCGAGGGCCTTGAAGAGAGAAAATTGGGCCCAACTGTGGGGACCCCGGTCCCAACTCTAATGTCTTATGTGGAACTGGTAGTTTAGGGTTTGTTTGGGGAGCCAGTTGAGATTGTCTGTTGACCTTGTTCCTCTCCTCCACTGGACACATGGTGCCCAGTGGTAAGAGCTCCTGGAAGGCAGGAGCCATCTTTCCTGCCTATCATTATACCCCAGTGCCTAGCAGTTTTTGGCCTGCAGCAGGTGCTCAGGCTTGGTGAGTGGGTGGGTCCGCAGATGGACGCAGGAGCCAGGGAGAGGGTGAGCACGCCACGGACTGAGGGAGGAAACAGGTGAGCGAGTGCGCAAAGGAAGGGGAGACAGTGAGGACCACCAGAGAAGGTGGGGCAGGCTGCACCCAGGCCCCGCTGTACCTGCTGCCCCCCAATGCTCACCCCCCCATGTGTCCTGGTGCGTCCTCCCCAGACCCCATGGGGGCACACCTACCTCCAGCAGAGGGTGGGCAGCCTCCCTCTGTTGCACCCTTTGCCCACCATTTGAGGGCCAACTAGAACTCACGCCTGCTGGCCTCTGTCCCCAGCGGCCTATATCAAGGCCTACCTGCTAGAGAATGGCATCTGCATTGCCAAGAAGAAGACCAAAGTCGCTCGCAAGTCGCTGGACCCACTGTATAACCAGGTGCTGCTGTTTCCTGAGAGTCCCCAGGGCAAAGTCCTCCAGGTGAGGGGCATTAGTGCGCTCACGTGCGTGTGCACGAGCACACATGCACAGGACCAGAATGACAGGCGGGCACCCGTGGCGGGGGGTGTCTCTGGAGGGCCTCGCCTGGAGGAAATAGGTGAGGCCCTCAGTTCACTGTGGCTGAACTGAGCTCCACAACTTGCTGTGCAACTTTGAACAAGTTCCCttctgaccctcagtttcttcatccataaagtGGGGACCCTAACGTTACCTACCTGATAACATTCTGGTACCAGTGGAATGTGTGCTGTGTGCAGGAAAAGTATTTGCAGTTTTGCCTACAGCAAGTGTTCTACCCATTGCCATCATcaccgtcaccatcaccatcaccagccTCTGGAGGCAGGGGCTTGGCGTGGTGCCTGTGATAAGAAGGGCCTGTTGAGGAATTGCAATTTTAAGGAGGTAGAAATCACAGGACTGAGATGGATTGGGCATGGGGGCGACCCACGTTCTGCTTCTCGGCCTGTGGGTGGCACTGTCAGGATTTGAACCCCTGTGTCTCTTGTCCCGCAGGTGATCGTGTGGGGCAACTACGGGCGGATGGAGCGGAAGCAGTTCATGGGTGTGGCTCGCGTGCTGCTGGAGGAGCTGGACTTGACCACCCTGGCCGTGGGCTGGTACAAGCTCTTCCCCACCTCCTCCATGGTGGACCCAGCCACAGGCCCCCTGCTCCGGCAGGCATCCCAGTTGTCCCTCGAGAGCACCGTGGGGCCCTGCGGAGAGCGCTCTTAGTGCTGGGATGGGGAGGGGCTCCCCAAGATGGCCTGGAGACCACCCAGCCCTGACCTGGGACCCCAGGCCCAGGGGCACATTGAAAGGAGGACGGGGCTCTCCCCCATAGTGGGGAAGCAGAATGGGGAGACCTGCCCCCCTTGGGCCCCTCCTCACCCCTTCTTTGCCTCCTATCCCCTGAGACCTTCCCTCTCCCAACGGGATTGGCTACACTTTTGACTTGGCCGGTTCTTGACCTGGTGGATGTGGCTGCAGTCCGGAGAAAGGAAAGATTGAGGTGGCAGAGCAGACCACTCTTCCTTCCCAAACTCTGTCCAACTTCTCCCCCTTTTTGCCTCCTCGGAAGCTCGCTGCCCAGAGCCAAGTCCAGAACCCAGCCGGCCATTTCCATGGTGCCAATTACCAGCAAGTGTCTTTCCTGCGGCACCGGGTTCAGGCAGCTACTCCTGCCCCAGAGATGAAGGGGCAGCTTTGCAAGGATCCGGAGCCAGCTCCCAGGGGCCCAGAGCCCCCACTTGAAGCGGAGCTTGGGCTTCCCTCTGCCTGCCCGTGGAAGGAGCTTTGCCGCAGCCTGTCCGAGTCCATCTGTCCGtcccctcctgcctgcccctctTCTGGTGGCTCTAGGAATTGGGGTTCAGCAGGGACCAAAGGATAGGAGGAGGTGCCGGGGGCCTGGTACAGACCCCCAGGTGCCTCGCTCCATGGGATTGCAACAAGCTAGTTTAGGAACCGCTGGCGGACCGGAAAGAATGTTGTCGTCTGTGTTCTGGTGGAGGAGCTGTGGAACCTGAGTTTCCAGAACCCCAACCCTAGAGAGCATTTGGGGGTGCTGTATTGGAGGGGGAGGCTAAGGAAAGTTGGGATTGGGATTGGTGGTGCCAAGATAAGGGTTTCTCAAATTGGAGAACCCCTCCTTGTTGCATGAGGTCGAAGGTCATCTTGTCTACCCCCCCTGCCTCCAGGCCAGGGGGCTGGGGAGGCAAATAGAGCCCCCctattttagtctttttaaacAAACCATCCTATACTAAGGGCAGAACCCACTGCCCCGGCCTCAGTTACCTTGGCTGAAGGAAAGATGATGGTACGAGAGAAGAGTGAAGATGTGTGAGTGTAAGAACTGGGAGATTCCTTTTCCAGCAGGCCTGGGTAGCTGCCttcccagcccagccctccctgGGGCCTGCGGGAGCCCTTTTGCATGCAAGGGAGGATGGAGGCTGGCCCCTCTTTATAGAAGCACATTTCTGCCACCTCCCCTGGGAGGCACCCAGCAGCCTGCCACTCTTGACCTAGTCCCTGCTGTGTAGGGCATAGTCCAGGCCAGCTAGGTAGAGTTAGTGCTCCAAGCCCTGGGGCCTGTTCTTAGCTCATGCATAGTCCTTACAGAGTCCCAGGACCGGGGGTGGAGAGGAGACTCAAGTACATTCCAGGAGACCACTGTCTCCTCGCTGGCCTGGGCCTAGATGGGGCAGCCTGGCTCACAGGAggccagcccctcctcctccgcCCCCGCCCCCTTCCTTCCCCTGTCCCCTGTAGGGTTATAGCTGGAGCTGCCTGTTAGACTCTGCTGTTCTGATTTATTATTCTTGGTACTGACTTTCTTTATGAGGCACTCCTAAGGGTTGTAGGACCTTGGCACAGGGGGCCTGGCCTCCATTAGAGGGTGGTGTTTTCCCCTGAGGACACCCAGGCTGCCTTTGGTCCCACCCTGTTCCCAGTCCCGCTCCCAGTCCCAGTCCCACCAGGCAACTCCTTCCACCTGgaaattcttcccttcccttagCCTGTGTAAGCCCTGGGTATCCTTTAAAGTTCTGGTCGATGTATGTCACCTCCACAGAGCTGCTTACCCTGCACTGGGAAGGGGAGATGGAGATGCCCCCTTTACCCAGGAAGTCTTCAGAGCTTCCTGGGACCGTGGTGGGTGGAATCCCAAGGCTGGGGGCAGAAGGAGCAGGGCTCTGGAGGGACTCGCATTCGAGGCACAGAATTGGCCCCTTGCCTGTTTGTTTTTCTAACCAGTGTGATTTCTCTGCTGTTCGTTTATTACTCACCATTGGAATATTTTGAGCCAGGAGAGCGCCTTCTCTCTCCAGCCATCACCGCTGTGGTTGTTCAGGGGTAGCTTTTCAAAAACAGGGCAGAGCCTGGCTGTCCCAACCAGAGGGAGCAGGGGCTTGGCCCTGACAGCCTGAGCCCTTCCCCTGGTGTCTGCACAGCctttataaagagagagagagagctccgAAGCAATAACAACACCTGGGGGTGGTCAGTGAGGGCCCCCTCAATGATTTTCTTGTTTGTTCTGTGAAATCCCGCTCACCTCCTGGAGGGGTGGAGCAGCTGGGGGCTGGAGCCCTGTTTCTTTGTATCATCGTGAGCATGTGCCCCCTTCCCAGGGGCTGTGAC encodes the following:
- the RIMS4 gene encoding regulating synaptic membrane exocytosis protein 4 yields the protein MERSQSRLSLSASFEALAIYFPCMNSFDDEDPGDSRRLKGAIQRSTETGLAVEMPSRTLRQASHESIEDSMNSYGSEGNLNYGGVCLASDAQFSDFLGSMGPAQFVGRQTLATTPMGDVEIGLQERNGQLEVDIIQARGLTAKPGSKTLPAAYIKAYLLENGICIAKKKTKVARKSLDPLYNQVLLFPESPQGKVLQVIVWGNYGRMERKQFMGVARVLLEELDLTTLAVGWYKLFPTSSMVDPATGPLLRQASQLSLESTVGPCGERS